One window from the genome of Hippoglossus hippoglossus isolate fHipHip1 chromosome 10, fHipHip1.pri, whole genome shotgun sequence encodes:
- the si:dkeyp-72g9.4 gene encoding uncharacterized protein si:dkeyp-72g9.4 isoform X2, translating to MRPRSRLLSKRRLLLPTIREGTEETVRDRNEANALHITSVSSEDYLLSICHLAHPTFPSRHLEAGPQRLRRRHSGKTSTRYELSPAEEAQGTEEKELSGELMFGNSDPLEFLYGHQSHLSGGVRRACAEGGFTRQHGGAWECQARSRAHSIPRASSPVPPRQRKSSCPELHPSTDTSAPGISTTHSPCRSEAPRGSPAERGAGAERQRPAAKQSLISQWISDCRSAWREARVRVCMLPAIAEI from the exons ATGCGGCCGCGGTCCAGACTCCTGTCCAAGAGACGACTCCTGCTGCCCACCATCAGAGAAGGCACCGAGGAGACGGTGAGGGATCGGAATGAGGCCAACGCGCTTCACATCACATCCGTCTCCTCTGAGGACTACCTGCTCTCCATCTGCCACCTGGCCCACCCCACCTTCCCCAGCAG GCACTTGGAGGCCGGTCCCCAGAGGCTGAGGCGGAGGCACAGTGGGAAAACGTCCACCAGATACGAGTTGAGCCCCGCGGAGGAGGCGCAAGGCACGGAGGAGAAAGAACTGAGCGGCGAGCTGATGTTTGGCAACTCGGACCCTCTCGAGTTTCTTTACGGACACCAGAGCCACCTCTCGGGCGGCGTGAGGAGGGCGTGCGCGGAGGGAGGCTTCACGAGGCAGCACGGGGGCGCGTGGGAGTGCCAGGCTCGCTCCAGGGCGCACAGCATCCCGCGGGCCTCGAGTCCGGTCCCCCCACGCCAGCGCAAGAGCAGCTGCCCCGAGTTGCACCCCAGCACTGACACGTCGGCCCCGGGTATCTCCACGACACACAGCCCGTGCAGGTCGGAGGCCCCGAGGGGGAGCCCGGCGGAGAGAGGGGCAGGGGCCGAGAGGCAGAGACCCGCCGCCAAACAGTCCCTGATCTCACAGTGGATCTCTGACTGCAGGTCCGCGTGGCGAGAGGCGCGCGTGCGGGTCTGCATGCTGCCCGCAATCGCTGAGATATAG
- the si:dkeyp-72g9.4 gene encoding uncharacterized protein si:dkeyp-72g9.4 isoform X1: MRPRSRLLSKRRLLLPTIREGTEETVRDRNEANALHITSVSSEDYLLSICHLAHPTFPSRDASPDNTQHTRHLEAGPQRLRRRHSGKTSTRYELSPAEEAQGTEEKELSGELMFGNSDPLEFLYGHQSHLSGGVRRACAEGGFTRQHGGAWECQARSRAHSIPRASSPVPPRQRKSSCPELHPSTDTSAPGISTTHSPCRSEAPRGSPAERGAGAERQRPAAKQSLISQWISDCRSAWREARVRVCMLPAIAEI, translated from the coding sequence ATGCGGCCGCGGTCCAGACTCCTGTCCAAGAGACGACTCCTGCTGCCCACCATCAGAGAAGGCACCGAGGAGACGGTGAGGGATCGGAATGAGGCCAACGCGCTTCACATCACATCCGTCTCCTCTGAGGACTACCTGCTCTCCATCTGCCACCTGGCCCACCCCACCTTCCCCAGCAGGGACGCTTCCCCTGACAACACGCAGCACACGAGGCACTTGGAGGCCGGTCCCCAGAGGCTGAGGCGGAGGCACAGTGGGAAAACGTCCACCAGATACGAGTTGAGCCCCGCGGAGGAGGCGCAAGGCACGGAGGAGAAAGAACTGAGCGGCGAGCTGATGTTTGGCAACTCGGACCCTCTCGAGTTTCTTTACGGACACCAGAGCCACCTCTCGGGCGGCGTGAGGAGGGCGTGCGCGGAGGGAGGCTTCACGAGGCAGCACGGGGGCGCGTGGGAGTGCCAGGCTCGCTCCAGGGCGCACAGCATCCCGCGGGCCTCGAGTCCGGTCCCCCCACGCCAGCGCAAGAGCAGCTGCCCCGAGTTGCACCCCAGCACTGACACGTCGGCCCCGGGTATCTCCACGACACACAGCCCGTGCAGGTCGGAGGCCCCGAGGGGGAGCCCGGCGGAGAGAGGGGCAGGGGCCGAGAGGCAGAGACCCGCCGCCAAACAGTCCCTGATCTCACAGTGGATCTCTGACTGCAGGTCCGCGTGGCGAGAGGCGCGCGTGCGGGTCTGCATGCTGCCCGCAATCGCTGAGATATAG